One Nocardia iowensis DNA window includes the following coding sequences:
- a CDS encoding fatty acyl-AMP ligase, translating into MTTTLLTGGDLEYDTLVRALTKQAAQRPDRIAYSFLNYPDSTSKHGVTESLTYAEIDRAARAYAATLLQVAHPGDRAVLLLPPGLEYVKAFFGCLYAGIIAVPLYPPSAHNSNGRIDAVCVDADPACIVTTDSALPNVTAWLDNSPTDTTRLIVTTGEVDEKLAIDWEPVLVDREQIALLQYTSGSTRTPAGVMVPHRGLLANARQVYEMMYHVGISAADEVGFVSWLPLFHDMGLMVGVIMPIINGHGVVQMSPTSFLRRPERWLQAISDNPAQVFAASPNVGYELCAERVGPKELDGIDLSRWRYALSGAEPVRVSTIDKFHAAFAEHGLARSSLIAGYGLAESTLIVSVNWRTLSGVQTLRVDREALATGQVVVAQDGADIVSGGAAAPGTTIQIVDPETRLALPEDRLGEIWVSGPAVCTGYYNRPEETEHTFRGELSPRDGKYYLRTGDIGFLHDGEVYPTTRLKDLIIIDGRNYYPPDLEDAAEKAHPLVLPGRCSAFSIEVGVQEKIVVLIEARLGSDDEATAQELRNAVRQAIFSVHDVGVHEVVLLGPGAIPRTSSGKIQRSASRAAYLDGTLRVLGAK; encoded by the coding sequence ATGACCACAACGCTGCTCACCGGGGGTGACCTCGAGTACGACACCTTGGTGCGCGCGCTGACGAAGCAGGCCGCCCAGCGGCCCGATCGGATCGCGTACAGCTTCCTCAACTATCCGGATTCGACCTCGAAGCACGGCGTGACCGAGTCGCTGACCTACGCCGAAATCGACCGCGCGGCACGGGCATACGCGGCCACGCTGCTTCAGGTCGCGCACCCGGGCGACCGGGCCGTGCTGCTGCTGCCGCCCGGCCTGGAGTACGTGAAGGCGTTCTTCGGCTGCCTCTACGCCGGGATCATCGCGGTGCCGCTGTATCCGCCGAGCGCGCACAACTCCAACGGACGCATCGACGCGGTCTGCGTCGACGCCGACCCGGCCTGCATCGTGACCACCGACAGCGCGCTGCCGAACGTCACGGCATGGCTGGACAATTCGCCCACCGACACGACCCGGCTCATCGTCACCACCGGTGAGGTCGACGAGAAGCTCGCGATCGATTGGGAACCGGTCCTGGTGGATCGCGAACAGATCGCTCTGTTGCAGTACACCTCCGGCTCCACCCGCACACCCGCCGGAGTGATGGTGCCGCATCGCGGACTGCTGGCCAATGCCAGGCAGGTCTACGAAATGATGTACCACGTCGGGATTTCCGCCGCCGATGAGGTCGGCTTCGTGAGCTGGCTGCCGCTGTTCCATGACATGGGCCTGATGGTCGGGGTGATCATGCCGATCATCAACGGCCATGGCGTGGTGCAGATGTCGCCGACGTCGTTCCTGCGCCGGCCGGAGCGCTGGTTGCAGGCGATCAGCGACAATCCGGCGCAGGTCTTCGCGGCGTCCCCGAATGTCGGCTACGAGCTGTGTGCCGAACGGGTGGGGCCGAAGGAACTCGACGGGATCGACCTGAGCCGTTGGCGGTACGCGCTGTCCGGCGCGGAGCCGGTGCGGGTCAGCACCATCGACAAGTTCCACGCGGCGTTCGCCGAGCACGGTCTGGCCAGGTCGAGTCTGATCGCCGGGTACGGGTTGGCGGAGTCGACGCTGATCGTGTCGGTGAACTGGCGCACCCTGTCCGGGGTGCAGACCCTGCGGGTGGATCGCGAGGCGCTGGCGACCGGCCAGGTAGTCGTCGCTCAGGACGGCGCGGACATTGTCAGCGGCGGCGCGGCGGCACCGGGCACCACCATCCAGATCGTGGATCCGGAGACCAGGCTGGCCCTGCCGGAGGACCGGCTCGGCGAGATCTGGGTGTCCGGTCCGGCCGTCTGCACCGGCTACTACAACCGGCCCGAGGAGACCGAACACACCTTCCGCGGCGAACTCTCGCCGCGCGACGGCAAGTACTACCTGCGCACCGGTGACATCGGCTTCCTGCACGACGGCGAGGTCTATCCGACCACCCGGCTCAAGGACCTGATCATCATCGACGGCCGCAACTACTATCCGCCGGACCTCGAGGACGCCGCCGAAAAGGCGCATCCGCTGGTGCTGCCCGGCCGGTGCTCGGCCTTCTCCATCGAGGTCGGTGTGCAGGAGAAGATTGTGGTGCTCATCGAGGCCAGGCTCGGCTCCGACGACGAGGCGACCGCGCAGGAACTGCGCAATGCCGTGCGGCAAGCCATCTTCAGCGTGCACGACGTCGGCGTGCACGAGGTGGTGCTGCTCGGTCCGGGCGCCATCCCGCGCACCTCCAGCGGCAAGATCCAGCGTTCCGCGTCGCGCGCCGCCTACCTCGACGGCACCCTCCGGGTGCTGGGGGCGAAGTGA